The DNA sequence TCAAAGTCAACTACTTACCGACAAAGCCTGTAAAGTGGCCAGGTAGAGGACAGACAGATTAGCCAAGCTGTTATTGATGGACAGTCCACTGATCATGCCCCTCATTGAAGGGTCGGCTAATGGGGACCTGTTGCCATGGAAGTCGGGCCAAACATGGACATCCTTAGTTAATAAGCTGACATCATTGTAACCTGCTTGCTTTGCCATATCTGATAATTGGTTTCTTAAGTGGCTGCGAATACtgaaatagaaaagaaataagAGATAGTACAAGTATATCAtcgtatatatatatataataatacatactCTCCAGAGGTCATTGTTTTCAGTAGTTCAATACCAGCAGGATGACTTGATATTATATGTTCTAATAACATCCCAGAAGCACTCTGCCCGGCCTCATTCAACCACATACTGGGAACCATTGCACTGTAATATGGACCCCAGACCCCTTGGACTTGGACAGGATTCTTGTTGACAGCCATGTGACATGTTGATGTACCACATATTAACCCAAGACGTGAAGACATGTCTTTATCAATCCCTTGACCACATGTGCCAATCATGCCTAAGCCACCCGCATGAGCATCAATGATAGATGTAGCAACAGGTGTTCCTGGTTTCAAACCCAGAGAGTTTGCAACTTCAACTGTTAAACCTCCACAAAATTCTCCTGGCATCAGCACTTTATTGcctattttttcaaaattatttgttgctAAATCTTCTAATCCTATATCAGAGAGAAAGCTTGTATTCCAACCTTGTTTTCCTTCTAAAGAGCATTCGTAATTCCATTTACAAACTAGTGAACATAAAGAACGGCTTGTGGACCCTGTTGCTTTCCATGTCAGAAAATCAGGTAGGTCAAAGAAGTATCCAAAGTCTTTCCATTTGTTTGGCAGATGTTTCTTTAACCAAAGCAATTTGGGCATTTCCATTTCCAAGCTAACTTTCCCTCCAACGTATTTTAGTATATCATggttagttttgtttattaagtcCGCTTCAGCTCCAGCCCGGTGGTCCATCCACATAATTATATTCTGGTCATTGTTGTTCGTGCCAACAGATATGGGATTTCCACCTTTATCTAAAGCCACCAGTGAGCATGTAGCATCAAAACCAATTCCCCTTATGCTAGCAGGGTTTGTATTTGTTACAACACtctgaaaaaaatgttagaaattaAGAAAAGTTCTATGTTATAATCTGTTCACTGACAGGTGAACTACAGGACACTACAGGTTCTTAAGCCTATGTTTCTTTTCTacacaaataattgtaaagacTATCTACTTACTTTTATGACTGTAACACAACATTCCCAGATATCTTTTGATGATTGTTCATAATAATCAGTTTGTGGTCTCCAAGTCTGGATTTCTTTAACAGAAGCTTTCAATACATGACCTTTATTATCCACTAGTGCCGCCCTAACGCTTCCTGAACCCACATCTACACCAATGAAATAAACCTCTTCAGTCATTCGGAAGATTAACTTTTCCTGTAAAGTtgaataaaagtattaaaatactgAAAGGTATCTATCACATTATGATACATCTGTGGCACATGAAAAACACCATTAATTTCATAAGTTGTATTAGTGGTAAAGTTGTTTTGATGtagtctattaaaatattaaaaggcaGCACCTCTTACCTCAGTTACCTCAAACAATGCTGTGATAGAGTGAATGTTGAGAGTACTTTAATGATATAACgtcaataacaatataattaaatggcCTTGATGTAGTAAACATAAGATAATCAAGTAATGCGACCAAGTCTCTCAAGATAACCTTGCCGGCCTATGAACTTTAGAAATACTTCTCTTATGTTACTCtcaaaatagagaaaaaaactATGAACTTTCCTCATTGCATAAAATTTTGCAGATATAATGTATTTACAAGGCATTCATaaggattaatttatatttgtatttctaaCAGATACTCTGCATAACGAATTAATTTATCGCCAATTTAATTTTAccgcttataaatatttaatgtcattaAACGTCAcagatcaatttttttattgctttcgaTAGGTATGTACCAATTTCACTAAATATCCCATAGACAAATagtgcaattaaaaatattcccaGCAAACTATAAcgaaggtatttaaataatatattcatattataacGTTTTAGCATACGGTCTTTTTCTACATCTACATCGTATCATTTAAATCGTGCAATGTGcaatttcctaaaataaaaagaataacaagaaaatcaaataaaattgtagtCTGCGGTTTGACTGTTGACATAAGTTTGTTTACACTTCTAAACGATGTGTTAAACatatttcttaaacatttacTATTAGATTAAGAAATACGTTTTATAGCAATAATTAAAATGGTTCGTTTCAAAAACAGGTGGGTGTGCTTGCTGTGCATGCTTTCATGACTTCGATAGTTACTAGTTAACCTAAAATGATCTTAAGCAGTGTATGcataaacaatgatttattattctttttcagATATATAACTGTTGTAATTGTCTGTCCATTTGTTCCCGAGAACAAACCCTTAGAGTTAAAGCCAAAAATATTCCATGACACGTTACTGAACAAAATACAACAGATGCATGGTGACTTTGGTGTAGCCTCTGTAACGAATggatttttgacaaaatattgtaatgagaATACCAGGATAGCAATAATAAGATCGAGACATGGACCACATAGATTTGTAACTAGTAGTCTACCTTTTATAACCAAGATTGGGAAATTAGATGTTAAATTACACACACTGCATGTTGGTGCAACACTCAAACatacttttaagtttattcaGAAACATCAGAGAGCTTATTTAGACTCGATGTGGGCAAAGTTAAAAACTGATGAAGAGAGGAAACAACTAGAGGCTGCAGTTATGGATTTCACAAGAACagatgttaatataaatatagaaaatatggCTTGAattcctgttttattttcacaaagaaTAAAGTACTCATAGAAAACGAAAGTCGAGTgctgtataatattgtttattacattacctaaatataaaaatataattttattttttcattttaaaatattactattaataGTTTACAATTTAGAATATCTAAGAATTTGATTctagtaaattttataaaaaaaaaatctggtgagttataccaatatttttttgcacataACCCTTGCCTAAAACTGGCACATGTTGAACAGGTATAGTGATATGTAAAAACCTAAGAGAATTACTGATATTGTcagttaaaacatttaaataagttacatttacatggctaataatataattcatacCTGCTAACTACACAAATCacagtataatatttttgcaaatcatTTTACAGATACAGTCAGCAAAGGAAATGCTAATCTTCTACTCTTAGAGTTAATAGTACCATATTATGTTCCTTACAAAATAGATACAagtttaaatctttaattttattgaggGATTTGTAAGTAGAGCTTTTTCCTCAATGTTGATTGAAATATTGGTACTTGTTTGTACCCTACTTTAGTACAAAGCAATGTTACATTATTAGTGACCTTTGTGAAAATGTCAAATACATGCTCCACATTAGCATACTTGCGGATAGTCCTGCATAGTATCTGTATAAATACAGAGCCGGTCCTCTCACTTCTGTATGCTTCGAGATCAGGAGCTGTGGcataataaataaggaaatttgACTTCTCCAAATAACAACTGTAATTTGGATTATCAGCTACTAAAACAGGACTTTTAGTTTCATCTACCTGACATGCTTGAACTATGAGAAGTTTTGGCTTGTCATGTATATTGATGGCCTCTTCTGAGTCCAACATACTCTGAATGTCATCCACTTTAACTTTGACAGAATCAGCTGCGTACACATGACCCTTGACTCCATGAGACAGTATGCACAGCATGAAAATACTGTCATCCTTAGTCACTTGGTACTTTATTACATCTTTGATGAATTTCAGCATTAACCTGTGATCCAGATCTGTTTTGCTGAACACTGAAAAATTTAATGATGACATAGTCCTTTCTAAGAGTGACCTGTCTTTATCAGAACCAATTCTTCTTTCTAGTGATGTAGCCTGTCCAGTGATCTCAATACTGTCTTTGGAAGGATAAAAGTTTTCTTGATTTACTATGACACATACTCCAATCCGCTTATTACTCTTGATTGCATAGCTGTCattacctaatttattttgattatcaGATTTCAAAAGCTCTGGTGATGATTCATCAAGGTGTAATTCCCCTAGCAGTTTAAATACATCATCAAAGTCCATGTTGTAATAGTTTTCTTGagaatctttttgttttgattcatCCACTTTCATGGGTGCTGCTGGTGTGCTTGTGACCACAGATTGCACTGTGCCTTGTTCTTCATTGATAGACTGTTGCAATAGATTAATCTCCATCACAATTTTCTTCAGTCCAGGTAAATTCTCAACGATTTTAAGCAGTTTCTCTAAGGTAACTTTATATCCCAGCACCTTCTTACCGTACTGAAATTGGTCAATAGTTATGAATTTGATACACATTAGCTTCAGGAAAATAAGTTCACATGAGTCATATTCTGTTGTATCAATATCATAAGTCAATAGTGTTTTCTTTAGTTTCAACAGGTTGTCAGAGTTAATATTCTCACACAATTTGTAGAGTGCTTTTTTCAAAGGattaatgtacatttttacGTGAATGTTTTCAGTTTGATAATGTCTGCGTGCTGCGGGAACGTTGAAGCCAAGTTTTCTGACTATACCAAATAGTTGGCAGATGAGGAGGGCTTCCACAAACTCATGTTTCCAGTTAGGGCTATGCT is a window from the Trichoplusia ni isolate ovarian cell line Hi5 chromosome 3, tn1, whole genome shotgun sequence genome containing:
- the LOC113491749 gene encoding FGGY carbohydrate kinase domain-containing protein translates to MTEEVYFIGVDVGSGSVRAALVDNKGHVLKASVKEIQTWRPQTDYYEQSSKDIWECCVTVIKSVVTNTNPASIRGIGFDATCSLVALDKGGNPISVGTNNNDQNIIMWMDHRAGAEADLINKTNHDILKYVGGKVSLEMEMPKLLWLKKHLPNKWKDFGYFFDLPDFLTWKATGSTSRSLCSLVCKWNYECSLEGKQGWNTSFLSDIGLEDLATNNFEKIGNKVLMPGEFCGGLTVEVANSLGLKPGTPVATSIIDAHAGGLGMIGTCGQGIDKDMSSRLGLICGTSTCHMAVNKNPVQVQGVWGPYYSAMVPSMWLNEAGQSASGMLLEHIISSHPAGIELLKTMTSGDIRSHLRNQLSDMAKQAGYNDVSLLTKDVHVWPDFHGNRSPLADPSMRGMISGLSINNSLANLSVLYLATLQALSYGTRHIIDALVLSGYQPFKSMLICGGITKDPLFVQIQADAVGLPILKPHEKDSVLVGSAILGACASQYFSNVQEAIEKMGGTADVIRPNLGTKAYHDKKYAVFLKMFQDQLKYKTIMGSNI
- the LOC113491753 gene encoding ribonuclease P/MRP protein subunit POP5, producing MVRFKNRYITVVIVCPFVPENKPLELKPKIFHDTLLNKIQQMHGDFGVASVTNGFLTKYCNENTRIAIIRSRHGPHRFVTSSLPFITKIGKLDVKLHTLHVGATLKHTFKFIQKHQRAYLDSMWAKLKTDEERKQLEAAVMDFTRTDVNINIENMA
- the LOC113491750 gene encoding caspase-8-like; translated protein: MEPDSRAHGIDADTILGNNDVMNMDIISEIEKELHDNPYDMTSLVFLLYDTPDTALQRLIVFQRVSNDAGSSINLNMLHEWFRHAKHSPNWKHEFVEALLICQLFGIVRKLGFNVPAARRHYQTENIHVKMYINPLKKALYKLCENINSDNLLKLKKTLLTYDIDTTEYDSCELIFLKLMCIKFITIDQFQYGKKVLGYKVTLEKLLKIVENLPGLKKIVMEINLLQQSINEEQGTVQSVVTSTPAAPMKVDESKQKDSQENYYNMDFDDVFKLLGELHLDESSPELLKSDNQNKLGNDSYAIKSNKRIGVCVIVNQENFYPSKDSIEITGQATSLERRIGSDKDRSLLERTMSSLNFSVFSKTDLDHRLMLKFIKDVIKYQVTKDDSIFMLCILSHGVKGHVYAADSVKVKVDDIQSMLDSEEAINIHDKPKLLIVQACQVDETKSPVLVADNPNYSCYLEKSNFLIYYATAPDLEAYRSERTGSVFIQILCRTIRKYANVEHVFDIFTKVTNNVTLLCTKVGYKQVPIFQSTLRKKLYLQIPQ